Proteins encoded by one window of Conger conger chromosome 1, fConCon1.1, whole genome shotgun sequence:
- the stk31 gene encoding serine/threonine kinase 31 isoform X3, giving the protein MTNMLSEKCPVARRLMSNPSPQKIYAALFSEDGCWYRCKVLQQTEDKLEVSYMDYGNTEVISRSALVELSEGLQTASLAKKYRFWGFHVSSDQDSAHFLQGKTFLQNLIFGKKLRIQKKSVCFDGTILVQAFQGNLDIGEEVLKMKFAKLSLPENSPQPSRVLQDPSALWPHRVLERGDLEMSPSLGSMPKLRPAFTDQKPQAHKEKATTTPLQPANLLKKKMDQELMEENERLKAERGTQQQGALLLERELRDTRAELQRANLAVLKETKEVEKLKAGNGVLQQKMDILQNQLKETRLALELAQQEKQKNAGEVEKLLETAAGDKLGKLAEKVDLVRNVRKHSSSSTVGDSLLQAITIVMNNRLSIPVAMEKLEVAWKEYSHAQEMVKACQMRKELVDLIDHRNKVRCALVTAVDDYIQEVDGLPISERMDMLEHVAVSLTAVFGPFLADDAGERAFHQFSEWKSRKQQESQSVRERTDTALQSLCSWFSDAGKFFCLSSKTSVCLSDVFVGLDALLKRAELDLFKELEVSQTEQKDQDVQIVSGAFNKVIQEIQREQSLLCNIREKYLQNLQFKEELHQWQNNSPNADKLFLIKKSIRSLRSRLRWRLVEEGSLEEAEEQDLTEIVKKKEEIAETRNALFHEISQEKDEYKKLSVLAKGGFPELPLLYPEADILSYMTSEGLLVKSLDREVFDTEPMRELSGRRPLLCTEFQGQRVILKGYAIDEETEARMLEGATAYHRARMFTEEQAGLLPLVALFLGKSDPLAYVMVPYFTGGSLKVVQKSSPLTASETVGVMRGMALGLRTLHSSGITHGSLHPGNVFVLNREQGMVGDFDFTKTAEQRAVDSAMVAGSLSLVAPEVRQGQPPSQSSDMYCVGCLLLWLHFPDARYTLKTDGLIPDTSELKLVSVVLLFYAAHKLPSGDNESLLKNLINDFCFYFIAL; this is encoded by the exons ATGACTAACATGTTGTCAGAGAAGTGTCCTGTTGCTAGAAGGCTCATGAGTAATCCCAGTCCCCAGAAG ATCTATGCTGCACTCTTTTCTGAAGATGGTTGCTGGTACAGATGTAAGGTCCTACAGCAGACTGAGGACAAG TTGGAAGTGTCGTACATGGATTATGGAAATACCGAAGTCATCAGCAGATCAGCCCTTGTGGAGCTCTCGGAGGGCCTACAGACAGCTAGTCTGGCCAAGAAGTACAGGTTCTGGGGTTTTCATGTTTCCAGTGACCAAGATTCAGCACATTTTCTGCAG GGAAAGACCTTCCTGCAGAATTTGATATTTGGGAAAAAACTACGAATCCAGAAGAAGTCTGTGTGTTTTGATGGAACCATTCTGGTCCAAGCGTTCCAGGGGAACTTGGATATTGGGGAAGAGGTCCTGAAAATGAAGTTTGCAAAACTGAGCCTCCCTGAGAacagcccacagcccagccGAGTGCTTCAGGACCCTTCAGCTCTCTGGCCTCACCGTGTGTTGGAGCGAGGTGACCTCGAAATGTCACCATCCCTAGGAAGCATGCCAAAACTGCGCCCCGCCTTCACAGATCAGAAGCCTCAGGCCCATAA GGAGAAGGCCACGACCACGCCCCTTCAGCCTGCCAACCTGCTGAAGAAGAAGATGGATCAGGAGCTGATGGAGGAGAACGAAAGGCTGAAAGCAGAAAGGGGCACCCAGCAGCAGGGTGCTCTTCTCCTGGAGAGGGAGTTGAGGGACACTCGAGCAGAGCTGCAG agggCAAATTTAGCAGTACTGAAAGAGACAAAAgaggtggagaaactgaaggcGGGGAATGGTGTCCTTCAACAAAAAATGGACATCCTTCAGAACCAGCTGAAGGAGACCAGGCTGGCATTGGAG TTGGCACAGCAGGAGAAGCAGAAGAATGCGGGGGAGGTAGAGAAGCTTTTGGAGACCGCAGCAGGGGATAAGCTGGGGAAACTTGCAGAGAAAGTGGATTTAGTGAGAAATGTAAG AAAGCACAGTTCCAGCAGCACTGTGGGGGACAGTCTGCTACAGGCCATCACCATTGTCATGAACAATAGACTCTCCATccctgttgccatggagaagTTGGAGGTGGCATGGAAAGAGTACAGTCATGCGCAGGAGATGGTGAAAGCCTGCCAGATG AGGAAGGAGCTGGTCGATCTGATTGACCACAGGAACAAGGTGAGGTGTGCCCTTGTGACTGCTGTGGATGACTACATACAGGAAGTTGACGGGCTGCCAATCAGTGAGCGTATGGACATGCTCGAG CATGTGGCCGTGTCTCTGACAGCGGTGTTCGGCCCCTTCTTGGCGGACGACGCCGGCGAGCGGGCGTTTCACCAGTTCTCAGAGTGGAAGAGTCGCAAGCAGCAGGAGAGCCAGAGCGTGAGGGAGAGGACAGACACCGCTCTGCAGTCCCTGTGCTCCTGGTTCAGCGACGCGGGAAAG TTCTTCTGTTTGTCGAGCAAAACATCAGTGTGCTTGAGTGACGTTTTCGTGGGACTGGACGCACTTCTGAAGAGGGCAGAGCTAGACCTGTTCAAGGAGCTGGAGGTGTCCCAAACC GAGCAGAAGGATCAGGATGTTCAGATTGTGTCTGGCGCATTTAACAAAGTCATTCAGGAGATTCAGAGGGAGCAGAGCCTCCTGTGCAACATTCGGGAGAAATACCTGCAGAACCTTCAG TTTAAGGAGGAGCTGCACCAGTGGCAGAACAACAGCCCGAATGCAGACAAACTCTTCCTCATCAAGAAGAGCATCAGGAGCCTGAGGTCTCGGCTGCGCTGGAGGCTGGTGGAGGAGGGAAGCCTGGAGGAG GCTGAAGAGCAGGACTTGACTGAAATTGTGAAAAAGAAGGAAGAGATTGCTGAGACAAGGAATGCCCTTTTTCACGAGATAAGTCAAGAGAAGGATGAATAT AAGAAGCTGAGTGTTCTGGCCAAGGGGGGCTTCCCCGAACTTCCACTGCTCTACCCCGAGGCAGACATTCTCAGCTACATG ACCTCTGAAGGTCTCCTGGTGAAGAGTCTGGACCGGGAGGTGTTTGACACCGAGCCAATGAGGGAGCTGAGCGGGAGGAGACCACTGCTGTGCACGGAGTTCCAGGGTCAGAGGGTCATCCTGAAG GGGTATGCCATAGATGAGGAGACTGAGGCACGGATGCTAGAGGGAGCGACCGCGTACCATCGAGCGAGGATGTTCACTGAGGAGCAGGCTGGGCTACTCCCTCTGGTGGCCCTTTTCTTGGGAAAG TCTGACCCACTGGCGTATGTGATGGTCCCGTATTTCACCGGCGGAAGCCTGAAGGTGGTGCAGAAGTCCAGCCCTTTGACTGCCTCT GAGACAGTTGGGGTGATGAGGGGCATGGCTCTGGGACTGCGGACACTGCACAGCTCTGGCATTACCCACGGATCTCTGCACCCCGGCAACGTGTTTGTGCTCAACCGAGAGCAGGGCATGGTGGGCGACTTCGACTTCACAAAGACGGCC GAGCAGAGGGCTGTTGACAGTGCTATGGTGGCGGGCTCTCTCAGCCTGGTGGCCCCAGAGGTCCGGCAGGGCCAGCCTCCCTCTCAGAGCTCAGACATGTACTGTGTCGGCTGCCTGCTGCTCTGG CTTCACTTCCCAGATGCCAGGTATACACTGAAAACAGATGGATTGATACCAGATACAAGTGAACTGAAACTGGTGAGTGTTGTTCTTCTGTTTTATGCTGCACATAAACTTCCCTCGGGGGACAATGAAAGCTTACTAAAGAATTTAATAAatgatttctgtttttattttatagcaTTATGA
- the stk31 gene encoding serine/threonine kinase 31 isoform X2 — MLTLVRSEVVVPLETLDRTRDSCYLCYFRRNLSVEDGRGFPPEALKLMDKSKLEPEKMELVGVTHVVDAITFWAQNVNEDQAVEKMTNMLSEKCPVARRLMSNPSPQKIYAALFSEDGCWYRCKVLQQTEDKLEVSYMDYGNTEVISRSALVELSEGLQTASLAKKYRFWGFHVSSDQDSAHFLQGKTFLQNLIFGKKLRIQKKSVCFDGTILVQAFQGNLDIGEEVLKMKFAKLSLPENSPQPSRVLQDPSALWPHRVLERGDLEMSPSLGSMPKLRPAFTDQKPQAHKEKATTTPLQPANLLKKKMDQELMEENERLKAERGTQQQGALLLERELRDTRAELQRANLAVLKETKEVEKLKAGNGVLQQKMDILQNQLKETRLALELAQQEKQKNAGEVEKLLETAAGDKLGKLAEKVDLVRNVRKHSSSSTVGDSLLQAITIVMNNRLSIPVAMEKLEVAWKEYSHAQEMVKACQMRKELVDLIDHRNKVRCALVTAVDDYIQEVDGLPISERMDMLEHVAVSLTAVFGPFLADDAGERAFHQFSEWKSRKQQESQSVRERTDTALQSLCSWFSDAGKFFCLSSKTSVCLSDVFVGLDALLKRAELDLFKELEVSQTEQKDQDVQIVSGAFNKVIQEIQREQSLLCNIREKYLQNLQFKEELHQWQNNSPNADKLFLIKKSIRSLRSRLRWRLVEEGSLEEAEEQDLTEIVKKKEEIAETRNALFHEISQEKDEYKKLSVLAKGGFPELPLLYPEADILSYMTSEGLLVKSLDREVFDTEPMRELSGRRPLLCTEFQGQRVILKGYAIDEETEARMLEGATAYHRARMFTEEQAGLLPLVALFLGKSDPLAYVMVPYFTGGSLKVVQKSSPLTASETVGVMRGMALGLRTLHSSGITHGSLHPGNVFVLNREQGMVGDFDFTKTAEQRAVDSAMVAGSLSLVAPEVRQGQPPSQSSDMYCVGCLLLWLHFPDARYTLKTDGLIPDTSELKLDPKLNGLLSKLLVCSGRLTAPEVQSDDYFLEGGV, encoded by the exons ATGCTAACGTTAGTTCGCAGTGAGGTGGTGGTCCCACTTGAAACTTTGGATCGAACACGTGATTCGTGCTACTTGTGTTATTTTAGGCGTAACTTATCAGTCGAAGATGGGAGAGGGTTTCCCCCAGAAG CTTTGAAACTCATGGATAAATCAAAATTAGAGCCTGAAAAAA tggaatTGGTTGGTGTGACTCATGTTGTGGACGCCATTACATTTTGGGCTCAG aATGTGAACGAGGACCAGGCGGTAGAGAAGATGACTAACATGTTGTCAGAGAAGTGTCCTGTTGCTAGAAGGCTCATGAGTAATCCCAGTCCCCAGAAG ATCTATGCTGCACTCTTTTCTGAAGATGGTTGCTGGTACAGATGTAAGGTCCTACAGCAGACTGAGGACAAG TTGGAAGTGTCGTACATGGATTATGGAAATACCGAAGTCATCAGCAGATCAGCCCTTGTGGAGCTCTCGGAGGGCCTACAGACAGCTAGTCTGGCCAAGAAGTACAGGTTCTGGGGTTTTCATGTTTCCAGTGACCAAGATTCAGCACATTTTCTGCAG GGAAAGACCTTCCTGCAGAATTTGATATTTGGGAAAAAACTACGAATCCAGAAGAAGTCTGTGTGTTTTGATGGAACCATTCTGGTCCAAGCGTTCCAGGGGAACTTGGATATTGGGGAAGAGGTCCTGAAAATGAAGTTTGCAAAACTGAGCCTCCCTGAGAacagcccacagcccagccGAGTGCTTCAGGACCCTTCAGCTCTCTGGCCTCACCGTGTGTTGGAGCGAGGTGACCTCGAAATGTCACCATCCCTAGGAAGCATGCCAAAACTGCGCCCCGCCTTCACAGATCAGAAGCCTCAGGCCCATAA GGAGAAGGCCACGACCACGCCCCTTCAGCCTGCCAACCTGCTGAAGAAGAAGATGGATCAGGAGCTGATGGAGGAGAACGAAAGGCTGAAAGCAGAAAGGGGCACCCAGCAGCAGGGTGCTCTTCTCCTGGAGAGGGAGTTGAGGGACACTCGAGCAGAGCTGCAG agggCAAATTTAGCAGTACTGAAAGAGACAAAAgaggtggagaaactgaaggcGGGGAATGGTGTCCTTCAACAAAAAATGGACATCCTTCAGAACCAGCTGAAGGAGACCAGGCTGGCATTGGAG TTGGCACAGCAGGAGAAGCAGAAGAATGCGGGGGAGGTAGAGAAGCTTTTGGAGACCGCAGCAGGGGATAAGCTGGGGAAACTTGCAGAGAAAGTGGATTTAGTGAGAAATGTAAG AAAGCACAGTTCCAGCAGCACTGTGGGGGACAGTCTGCTACAGGCCATCACCATTGTCATGAACAATAGACTCTCCATccctgttgccatggagaagTTGGAGGTGGCATGGAAAGAGTACAGTCATGCGCAGGAGATGGTGAAAGCCTGCCAGATG AGGAAGGAGCTGGTCGATCTGATTGACCACAGGAACAAGGTGAGGTGTGCCCTTGTGACTGCTGTGGATGACTACATACAGGAAGTTGACGGGCTGCCAATCAGTGAGCGTATGGACATGCTCGAG CATGTGGCCGTGTCTCTGACAGCGGTGTTCGGCCCCTTCTTGGCGGACGACGCCGGCGAGCGGGCGTTTCACCAGTTCTCAGAGTGGAAGAGTCGCAAGCAGCAGGAGAGCCAGAGCGTGAGGGAGAGGACAGACACCGCTCTGCAGTCCCTGTGCTCCTGGTTCAGCGACGCGGGAAAG TTCTTCTGTTTGTCGAGCAAAACATCAGTGTGCTTGAGTGACGTTTTCGTGGGACTGGACGCACTTCTGAAGAGGGCAGAGCTAGACCTGTTCAAGGAGCTGGAGGTGTCCCAAACC GAGCAGAAGGATCAGGATGTTCAGATTGTGTCTGGCGCATTTAACAAAGTCATTCAGGAGATTCAGAGGGAGCAGAGCCTCCTGTGCAACATTCGGGAGAAATACCTGCAGAACCTTCAG TTTAAGGAGGAGCTGCACCAGTGGCAGAACAACAGCCCGAATGCAGACAAACTCTTCCTCATCAAGAAGAGCATCAGGAGCCTGAGGTCTCGGCTGCGCTGGAGGCTGGTGGAGGAGGGAAGCCTGGAGGAG GCTGAAGAGCAGGACTTGACTGAAATTGTGAAAAAGAAGGAAGAGATTGCTGAGACAAGGAATGCCCTTTTTCACGAGATAAGTCAAGAGAAGGATGAATAT AAGAAGCTGAGTGTTCTGGCCAAGGGGGGCTTCCCCGAACTTCCACTGCTCTACCCCGAGGCAGACATTCTCAGCTACATG ACCTCTGAAGGTCTCCTGGTGAAGAGTCTGGACCGGGAGGTGTTTGACACCGAGCCAATGAGGGAGCTGAGCGGGAGGAGACCACTGCTGTGCACGGAGTTCCAGGGTCAGAGGGTCATCCTGAAG GGGTATGCCATAGATGAGGAGACTGAGGCACGGATGCTAGAGGGAGCGACCGCGTACCATCGAGCGAGGATGTTCACTGAGGAGCAGGCTGGGCTACTCCCTCTGGTGGCCCTTTTCTTGGGAAAG TCTGACCCACTGGCGTATGTGATGGTCCCGTATTTCACCGGCGGAAGCCTGAAGGTGGTGCAGAAGTCCAGCCCTTTGACTGCCTCT GAGACAGTTGGGGTGATGAGGGGCATGGCTCTGGGACTGCGGACACTGCACAGCTCTGGCATTACCCACGGATCTCTGCACCCCGGCAACGTGTTTGTGCTCAACCGAGAGCAGGGCATGGTGGGCGACTTCGACTTCACAAAGACGGCC GAGCAGAGGGCTGTTGACAGTGCTATGGTGGCGGGCTCTCTCAGCCTGGTGGCCCCAGAGGTCCGGCAGGGCCAGCCTCCCTCTCAGAGCTCAGACATGTACTGTGTCGGCTGCCTGCTGCTCTGG CTTCACTTCCCAGATGCCAGGTATACACTGAAAACAGATGGATTGATACCAGATACAAGTGAACTGAAACTG GATCCCAAACTCAATGGCTTGCTATCAAAGCTGCTGGTATGTTCCGGAAGGTTAACGGCTCCTGAAGTCCAGTCTGATGACTATTTCCTGGAGGGTGGGGTCTGA
- the stk31 gene encoding serine/threonine kinase 31 isoform X1 — protein sequence MLTLVRSEVVVPLETLDRTRDSCYLCYFRRNLSVEDGRGFPPEALKLMDKSKLEPEKMELVGVTHVVDAITFWAQNVNEDQAVEKMTNMLSEKCPVARRLMSNPSPQKIYAALFSEDGCWYRCKVLQQTEDKLEVSYMDYGNTEVISRSALVELSEGLQTASLAKKYRFWGFHVSSDQDSAHFLQGKTFLQNLIFGKKLRIQKKSVCFDGTILVQAFQGNLDIGEEVLKMKFAKLSLPENSPQPSRVLQDPSALWPHRVLERGDLEMSPSLGSMPKLRPAFTDQKPQAHKEKATTTPLQPANLLKKKMDQELMEENERLKAERGTQQQGALLLERELRDTRAELQRANLAVLKETKEVEKLKAGNGVLQQKMDILQNQLKETRLALELAQQEKQKNAGEVEKLLETAAGDKLGKLAEKVDLVRNVRKHSSSSTVGDSLLQAITIVMNNRLSIPVAMEKLEVAWKEYSHAQEMVKACQMRKELVDLIDHRNKVRCALVTAVDDYIQEVDGLPISERMDMLEHVAVSLTAVFGPFLADDAGERAFHQFSEWKSRKQQESQSVRERTDTALQSLCSWFSDAGKFFCLSSKTSVCLSDVFVGLDALLKRAELDLFKELEVSQTEQKDQDVQIVSGAFNKVIQEIQREQSLLCNIREKYLQNLQFKEELHQWQNNSPNADKLFLIKKSIRSLRSRLRWRLVEEGSLEEAEEQDLTEIVKKKEEIAETRNALFHEISQEKDEYKKLSVLAKGGFPELPLLYPEADILSYMTSEGLLVKSLDREVFDTEPMRELSGRRPLLCTEFQGQRVILKGYAIDEETEARMLEGATAYHRARMFTEEQAGLLPLVALFLGKSDPLAYVMVPYFTGGSLKVVQKSSPLTASETVGVMRGMALGLRTLHSSGITHGSLHPGNVFVLNREQGMVGDFDFTKTAEQRAVDSAMVAGSLSLVAPEVRQGQPPSQSSDMYCVGCLLLWLHFPDARYTLKTDGLIPDTSELKLVSVVLLFYAAHKLPSGDNESLLKNLINDFCFYFIAL from the exons ATGCTAACGTTAGTTCGCAGTGAGGTGGTGGTCCCACTTGAAACTTTGGATCGAACACGTGATTCGTGCTACTTGTGTTATTTTAGGCGTAACTTATCAGTCGAAGATGGGAGAGGGTTTCCCCCAGAAG CTTTGAAACTCATGGATAAATCAAAATTAGAGCCTGAAAAAA tggaatTGGTTGGTGTGACTCATGTTGTGGACGCCATTACATTTTGGGCTCAG aATGTGAACGAGGACCAGGCGGTAGAGAAGATGACTAACATGTTGTCAGAGAAGTGTCCTGTTGCTAGAAGGCTCATGAGTAATCCCAGTCCCCAGAAG ATCTATGCTGCACTCTTTTCTGAAGATGGTTGCTGGTACAGATGTAAGGTCCTACAGCAGACTGAGGACAAG TTGGAAGTGTCGTACATGGATTATGGAAATACCGAAGTCATCAGCAGATCAGCCCTTGTGGAGCTCTCGGAGGGCCTACAGACAGCTAGTCTGGCCAAGAAGTACAGGTTCTGGGGTTTTCATGTTTCCAGTGACCAAGATTCAGCACATTTTCTGCAG GGAAAGACCTTCCTGCAGAATTTGATATTTGGGAAAAAACTACGAATCCAGAAGAAGTCTGTGTGTTTTGATGGAACCATTCTGGTCCAAGCGTTCCAGGGGAACTTGGATATTGGGGAAGAGGTCCTGAAAATGAAGTTTGCAAAACTGAGCCTCCCTGAGAacagcccacagcccagccGAGTGCTTCAGGACCCTTCAGCTCTCTGGCCTCACCGTGTGTTGGAGCGAGGTGACCTCGAAATGTCACCATCCCTAGGAAGCATGCCAAAACTGCGCCCCGCCTTCACAGATCAGAAGCCTCAGGCCCATAA GGAGAAGGCCACGACCACGCCCCTTCAGCCTGCCAACCTGCTGAAGAAGAAGATGGATCAGGAGCTGATGGAGGAGAACGAAAGGCTGAAAGCAGAAAGGGGCACCCAGCAGCAGGGTGCTCTTCTCCTGGAGAGGGAGTTGAGGGACACTCGAGCAGAGCTGCAG agggCAAATTTAGCAGTACTGAAAGAGACAAAAgaggtggagaaactgaaggcGGGGAATGGTGTCCTTCAACAAAAAATGGACATCCTTCAGAACCAGCTGAAGGAGACCAGGCTGGCATTGGAG TTGGCACAGCAGGAGAAGCAGAAGAATGCGGGGGAGGTAGAGAAGCTTTTGGAGACCGCAGCAGGGGATAAGCTGGGGAAACTTGCAGAGAAAGTGGATTTAGTGAGAAATGTAAG AAAGCACAGTTCCAGCAGCACTGTGGGGGACAGTCTGCTACAGGCCATCACCATTGTCATGAACAATAGACTCTCCATccctgttgccatggagaagTTGGAGGTGGCATGGAAAGAGTACAGTCATGCGCAGGAGATGGTGAAAGCCTGCCAGATG AGGAAGGAGCTGGTCGATCTGATTGACCACAGGAACAAGGTGAGGTGTGCCCTTGTGACTGCTGTGGATGACTACATACAGGAAGTTGACGGGCTGCCAATCAGTGAGCGTATGGACATGCTCGAG CATGTGGCCGTGTCTCTGACAGCGGTGTTCGGCCCCTTCTTGGCGGACGACGCCGGCGAGCGGGCGTTTCACCAGTTCTCAGAGTGGAAGAGTCGCAAGCAGCAGGAGAGCCAGAGCGTGAGGGAGAGGACAGACACCGCTCTGCAGTCCCTGTGCTCCTGGTTCAGCGACGCGGGAAAG TTCTTCTGTTTGTCGAGCAAAACATCAGTGTGCTTGAGTGACGTTTTCGTGGGACTGGACGCACTTCTGAAGAGGGCAGAGCTAGACCTGTTCAAGGAGCTGGAGGTGTCCCAAACC GAGCAGAAGGATCAGGATGTTCAGATTGTGTCTGGCGCATTTAACAAAGTCATTCAGGAGATTCAGAGGGAGCAGAGCCTCCTGTGCAACATTCGGGAGAAATACCTGCAGAACCTTCAG TTTAAGGAGGAGCTGCACCAGTGGCAGAACAACAGCCCGAATGCAGACAAACTCTTCCTCATCAAGAAGAGCATCAGGAGCCTGAGGTCTCGGCTGCGCTGGAGGCTGGTGGAGGAGGGAAGCCTGGAGGAG GCTGAAGAGCAGGACTTGACTGAAATTGTGAAAAAGAAGGAAGAGATTGCTGAGACAAGGAATGCCCTTTTTCACGAGATAAGTCAAGAGAAGGATGAATAT AAGAAGCTGAGTGTTCTGGCCAAGGGGGGCTTCCCCGAACTTCCACTGCTCTACCCCGAGGCAGACATTCTCAGCTACATG ACCTCTGAAGGTCTCCTGGTGAAGAGTCTGGACCGGGAGGTGTTTGACACCGAGCCAATGAGGGAGCTGAGCGGGAGGAGACCACTGCTGTGCACGGAGTTCCAGGGTCAGAGGGTCATCCTGAAG GGGTATGCCATAGATGAGGAGACTGAGGCACGGATGCTAGAGGGAGCGACCGCGTACCATCGAGCGAGGATGTTCACTGAGGAGCAGGCTGGGCTACTCCCTCTGGTGGCCCTTTTCTTGGGAAAG TCTGACCCACTGGCGTATGTGATGGTCCCGTATTTCACCGGCGGAAGCCTGAAGGTGGTGCAGAAGTCCAGCCCTTTGACTGCCTCT GAGACAGTTGGGGTGATGAGGGGCATGGCTCTGGGACTGCGGACACTGCACAGCTCTGGCATTACCCACGGATCTCTGCACCCCGGCAACGTGTTTGTGCTCAACCGAGAGCAGGGCATGGTGGGCGACTTCGACTTCACAAAGACGGCC GAGCAGAGGGCTGTTGACAGTGCTATGGTGGCGGGCTCTCTCAGCCTGGTGGCCCCAGAGGTCCGGCAGGGCCAGCCTCCCTCTCAGAGCTCAGACATGTACTGTGTCGGCTGCCTGCTGCTCTGG CTTCACTTCCCAGATGCCAGGTATACACTGAAAACAGATGGATTGATACCAGATACAAGTGAACTGAAACTGGTGAGTGTTGTTCTTCTGTTTTATGCTGCACATAAACTTCCCTCGGGGGACAATGAAAGCTTACTAAAGAATTTAATAAatgatttctgtttttattttatagcaTTATGA